In Bubalus kerabau isolate K-KA32 ecotype Philippines breed swamp buffalo chromosome 4, PCC_UOA_SB_1v2, whole genome shotgun sequence, one DNA window encodes the following:
- the YWHAE gene encoding 14-3-3 protein epsilon isoform X2, with product MDDREDLVYQAKLAEQAERYDEMVESMKKVAGMDVELTVEERNLLSVAYKNVIGARRASWRIISSIEQKEENKGGEDKLKMIREYRQMVETELKLICCDILDVLDKHLIPAANTGESKVFYYKMKGDYHRYLAEFATGNDRKEAAENSLVAYKAASDIAMTELPPTHPIRLGLALNFSVFYYEILNSPDRACRLAKAAFDDAIAELDTLSEESYKDSTLIMQLLRDNLTLWTSDMQGDDS from the exons AAATGGTGGAGTCAATGAAGAAAGTAGCAGGGATGGATGTGGAGTTGACAGTTGAAGAAAGAAACCTCCTATCTGTTGCATATAAAAATGTGATTGGAGCTAGAAGAGCTTCCTGGAGAATAATCAGCAGCAttgaacagaaagaagaaaacaagggagGAGAAGACAAACTAAAAATGATTCGGGAATATCGGCAAATG gttgAGACTGAGCTAAAGTTAATCTGTTGTGACATTCTGGATGTACTGGACAAACACCTCATTCCAGCAGCTAACACTGGCGAGTCCAAGGTTTTCTATTATAAAAT gaAAGGGGACTACCACAGGTATCTGGCTGAATTTGCCACAGGGAATGACAGGAAGGAGGCTGCGGAGAACAGCCTAGTGGCTTATAAAGCTGCTAGTGATATTGCAATGACAGAACTTCCACCAACACATCCCATTCGCTTAGGTCTTGCCCTCAACTTTTCTGTATTCTACTATGAAATTCTTAATTCCCCGGACCGTGCCTGCAG GTTGGCAAAAGCAGCTTTTGATGATGCAATTGCAGAACTGGACACGCTGAGTGAAGAAAGCTATAAGGACTCTACACTTATCATGCAGTTGTTACGTGATAATCTGACACTATGGACTTCAGACATGCAGGGTGATG ATTCCTAA
- the YWHAE gene encoding 14-3-3 protein epsilon isoform X1 yields MDDREDLVYQAKLAEQAERYDEMVESMKKVAGMDVELTVEERNLLSVAYKNVIGARRASWRIISSIEQKEENKGGEDKLKMIREYRQMVETELKLICCDILDVLDKHLIPAANTGESKVFYYKMKGDYHRYLAEFATGNDRKEAAENSLVAYKAASDIAMTELPPTHPIRLGLALNFSVFYYEILNSPDRACRLAKAAFDDAIAELDTLSEESYKDSTLIMQLLRDNLTLWTSDMQGDGEEQNKEALQDVEDENQ; encoded by the exons AAATGGTGGAGTCAATGAAGAAAGTAGCAGGGATGGATGTGGAGTTGACAGTTGAAGAAAGAAACCTCCTATCTGTTGCATATAAAAATGTGATTGGAGCTAGAAGAGCTTCCTGGAGAATAATCAGCAGCAttgaacagaaagaagaaaacaagggagGAGAAGACAAACTAAAAATGATTCGGGAATATCGGCAAATG gttgAGACTGAGCTAAAGTTAATCTGTTGTGACATTCTGGATGTACTGGACAAACACCTCATTCCAGCAGCTAACACTGGCGAGTCCAAGGTTTTCTATTATAAAAT gaAAGGGGACTACCACAGGTATCTGGCTGAATTTGCCACAGGGAATGACAGGAAGGAGGCTGCGGAGAACAGCCTAGTGGCTTATAAAGCTGCTAGTGATATTGCAATGACAGAACTTCCACCAACACATCCCATTCGCTTAGGTCTTGCCCTCAACTTTTCTGTATTCTACTATGAAATTCTTAATTCCCCGGACCGTGCCTGCAG GTTGGCAAAAGCAGCTTTTGATGATGCAATTGCAGAACTGGACACGCTGAGTGAAGAAAGCTATAAGGACTCTACACTTATCATGCAGTTGTTACGTGATAATCTGACACTATGGACTTCAGACATGCAGGGTGATG gtgaagagcagaataaagaagcGCTGCAGGATGTGGAAGATGAAAATCAGTGA